One Erpetoichthys calabaricus chromosome 9, fErpCal1.3, whole genome shotgun sequence genomic region harbors:
- the kel gene encoding kell blood group glycoprotein isoform X1, with translation MAAELKLVDNGTAEQLCLQEKAPSRPRSWHVSRKRFVVILATFTCIAVVGSLTIILLKMNRHSTGGLPILPAWIFSTINSTKDPCEDILGFSCGQQLNITKMKIHSKSPNPGQQQIFEILRSSLENSSTNLSSAEEKAKKFYYVCSNLSQIIATGRLAFRETIKKIGLTNSTNINAVLQKIMKDYNTYPFFKLNLVFDPQNTSKYAIQIDRPEFHFEPDIKVYRKYLEYIQSIFQFLGVSEGETMKIAGPVLAITSVLRSMASKKETDNPFFQRITISELQRNAPGINWLECLQATFESISMKPSDHVYVHDLPYLTNMSKYISEYHKISVLNFYMIASFFQTVSPALDPRFTQAKRKITKTSDKSKEEPTPPWKKCVFDTHNAFGPVVEAMFIQDSISEKKQKMVTELVNEIRSALQTMIVNNQLTSEKTRKATLERLKSITVHLDQQTSAEELNVMDTLYSEFIVTDSYFESYLQYLKFAKKWKMERMKTTSWQNSSLGSPLSTVPYRSHEKKIIYFPAGMFQEPLFGEDYPRAVYYGGIGTVIAEELIIMLADFENGLSSWSASQEFLNCLQVQLQNDTIHIDSHKTWAERKGMEVAYHAYESRLNTDWCESSLANLESLTKRQMFFVTYAQIICETSGKASAVEAEFRVKGLYNSFLFQREFGCSAKSSRNPYGEMQHLNSTISAECFHY, from the exons CTCTGCCTTCAAGAAAAAGCCCCATCAAGACCAAGAAGCTGGCATGTATCTAGGAAGAGGTTTGTGGTAATTTTAGCAACCTTCACATGCATTGCAGTTGTGGGCTCCTTAACCATCATATTGTTGAAAATGAACCGACATAGCACAGGTGG CCTTCCAATACTTCCAGCATGGATATTCTCCACCATCAATAGCACCAAAGATCCATGTGAAGACATTTTGGGATTTTCTTGTGGACAGCAGCTAAATATAACAAAGATGAAGATTCACAGTAAGAGCCCGAACCCTGGACAGCAACAAATCTTTGAAATACTTAGGTCAAGCTTGG AGAATTCCAGTACCAATTTGAGCTCTGCAGAGGAAAAAGCAAAGAAATTCTACTATGTTTGTTCCAACTTGTCCCAAATTATTGCTACTGGGCGTTTGGCATTCAGAGAAACTATTAAAAAG ATTGGTCTCACCAACAGTACAAATATTAATGCAGTGCTGCAAAAAATTATGAAAGATTACAACACCTACCCCTTTTTCAAACTCAACCTTGTTTTTGACCCCCAAAATACAAGCAAATATGCTATTCAG atTGATCGGCCAGAGTTTCATTTTGAACCAGATATAAAA GTATATAGGAAATATTTGGAATACATTCAATCTATATTTCAGTTTCTGGGAGTATCAGAGGGAGAAACAATGAAAATTGCTGGCCCTGTCTTGGCCATAACATCAGTTCTTAGATCAATGGCATCAAAGAAAGAAACAGATAACCCGTTCTTTCAAAGGATAACTATATCTGAATTACAG AGAAATGCTCCTGGTATCAACTGGCTGGAATGTTTACAAGCAACTTTTGAGTCTATCAGCATGAAGCCATCTGATCATGTTTATGTCCACGATCTTCCCTACTTAACTAATATGTCCAAATACATCAGTGAATATCATAAAATAAG TGTCTTGAATTTCTACATGATTGCATCCTTCTTTCAAACGGTCTCTCCTGCCCTGGATCCTCGTTTCACTCAGGCTAAGAGAAAAATAACCAAAACTTCAGACAAGAGCAAAGAG GAGCCCACCCCTCcatggaaaaaatgtgtctttgacaCTCATAATGCTTTCGGTCCAGTGGTAGAAGCAATGTTCATTCAAGACAGCATTTctgagaaaaagcaaaaaatg GTTACAGAACTGGTCAACGAGATTAGATCAGCACTTCAGACCATGATAGTAAATAATCAGTTGACAAGTGAGAAAACAAGAAAAGCTACACTAGAAAGG ctgAAATCGATAACAGTACATCTTGATCAACAGACTAGTGCTGAAGAATTAAATGTAATGGACACTCTATACTCAGAG TTTATTGTTACTGACAGCTATTTTGAGAGCTACTTACAGtacctgaagtttgccaaaaagtGGAAGATGGAAAGGATGAAGACAACATCATGGCAAAATAG TTCACTTGGAAGTCCTCTTTCAACAGTCCCGTATCGGTCacatgagaaaaaaatcatttatttcccAGCTGGAATGTTTCAGGAGCCACTCTTTGGTGAAGATTATCCAAG GGCAGTTTATTATGGAGGAATTGGCACTGTCATAGCTGAAGAGCTAATAATCATGCTAGCGGACTTTG AGAATGGTTTGAGCAGCTGGTCAGCTTCCCAGGAGTTTCTGAACTGTTTGCAGGTTCAGTTACAAAATGACACAATACATATTGATTCACATAAGACCTGGGCCGAGCGTAAAGGGATGGAAGTTGCATATCAC GCATATGAAAGCAGGCTGAACACAGACTGGTGTGAATCCAGTCTAGCAAATTTAGAATCTCTCACCAAGCGTCAGATGTTCTTTGTAACCTACGCGCAG ATAATTTGTGAAACTTCAGGTAAAGCCTCAGCAGTCGAAGCTGAATTCAGAGTGAAAGGTTTGTAcaattcatttctgtttcaaagaGAGTTTGGCTGCTCAGCAAAGTCATCAAGGAACCCCTATGGAGAAATGCAACATCTGAACTCAACTATATCAGCAGAGTGCTTTCATTATTAA
- the kel gene encoding kell blood group glycoprotein isoform X2, whose product MAAELKLVDNGTAEQLCLQEKAPSRPRSWHVSRKRFVVILATFTCIAVVGSLTIILLKMNRHSTGGLPILPAWIFSTINSTKDPCEDILGFSCGQQLNITKMKIHSKSPNPGQQQIFEILRSSLENSSTNLSSAEEKAKKFYYVCSNLSQIIATGRLAFRETIKKIGLTNSTNINAVLQKIMKDYNTYPFFKLNLVFDPQNTSKYAIQIDRPEFHFEPDIKFLGVSEGETMKIAGPVLAITSVLRSMASKKETDNPFFQRITISELQRNAPGINWLECLQATFESISMKPSDHVYVHDLPYLTNMSKYISEYHKISVLNFYMIASFFQTVSPALDPRFTQAKRKITKTSDKSKEEPTPPWKKCVFDTHNAFGPVVEAMFIQDSISEKKQKMVTELVNEIRSALQTMIVNNQLTSEKTRKATLERLKSITVHLDQQTSAEELNVMDTLYSEFIVTDSYFESYLQYLKFAKKWKMERMKTTSWQNSSLGSPLSTVPYRSHEKKIIYFPAGMFQEPLFGEDYPRAVYYGGIGTVIAEELIIMLADFENGLSSWSASQEFLNCLQVQLQNDTIHIDSHKTWAERKGMEVAYHAYESRLNTDWCESSLANLESLTKRQMFFVTYAQIICETSGKASAVEAEFRVKGLYNSFLFQREFGCSAKSSRNPYGEMQHLNSTISAECFHY is encoded by the exons CTCTGCCTTCAAGAAAAAGCCCCATCAAGACCAAGAAGCTGGCATGTATCTAGGAAGAGGTTTGTGGTAATTTTAGCAACCTTCACATGCATTGCAGTTGTGGGCTCCTTAACCATCATATTGTTGAAAATGAACCGACATAGCACAGGTGG CCTTCCAATACTTCCAGCATGGATATTCTCCACCATCAATAGCACCAAAGATCCATGTGAAGACATTTTGGGATTTTCTTGTGGACAGCAGCTAAATATAACAAAGATGAAGATTCACAGTAAGAGCCCGAACCCTGGACAGCAACAAATCTTTGAAATACTTAGGTCAAGCTTGG AGAATTCCAGTACCAATTTGAGCTCTGCAGAGGAAAAAGCAAAGAAATTCTACTATGTTTGTTCCAACTTGTCCCAAATTATTGCTACTGGGCGTTTGGCATTCAGAGAAACTATTAAAAAG ATTGGTCTCACCAACAGTACAAATATTAATGCAGTGCTGCAAAAAATTATGAAAGATTACAACACCTACCCCTTTTTCAAACTCAACCTTGTTTTTGACCCCCAAAATACAAGCAAATATGCTATTCAG atTGATCGGCCAGAGTTTCATTTTGAACCAGATATAAAA TTTCTGGGAGTATCAGAGGGAGAAACAATGAAAATTGCTGGCCCTGTCTTGGCCATAACATCAGTTCTTAGATCAATGGCATCAAAGAAAGAAACAGATAACCCGTTCTTTCAAAGGATAACTATATCTGAATTACAG AGAAATGCTCCTGGTATCAACTGGCTGGAATGTTTACAAGCAACTTTTGAGTCTATCAGCATGAAGCCATCTGATCATGTTTATGTCCACGATCTTCCCTACTTAACTAATATGTCCAAATACATCAGTGAATATCATAAAATAAG TGTCTTGAATTTCTACATGATTGCATCCTTCTTTCAAACGGTCTCTCCTGCCCTGGATCCTCGTTTCACTCAGGCTAAGAGAAAAATAACCAAAACTTCAGACAAGAGCAAAGAG GAGCCCACCCCTCcatggaaaaaatgtgtctttgacaCTCATAATGCTTTCGGTCCAGTGGTAGAAGCAATGTTCATTCAAGACAGCATTTctgagaaaaagcaaaaaatg GTTACAGAACTGGTCAACGAGATTAGATCAGCACTTCAGACCATGATAGTAAATAATCAGTTGACAAGTGAGAAAACAAGAAAAGCTACACTAGAAAGG ctgAAATCGATAACAGTACATCTTGATCAACAGACTAGTGCTGAAGAATTAAATGTAATGGACACTCTATACTCAGAG TTTATTGTTACTGACAGCTATTTTGAGAGCTACTTACAGtacctgaagtttgccaaaaagtGGAAGATGGAAAGGATGAAGACAACATCATGGCAAAATAG TTCACTTGGAAGTCCTCTTTCAACAGTCCCGTATCGGTCacatgagaaaaaaatcatttatttcccAGCTGGAATGTTTCAGGAGCCACTCTTTGGTGAAGATTATCCAAG GGCAGTTTATTATGGAGGAATTGGCACTGTCATAGCTGAAGAGCTAATAATCATGCTAGCGGACTTTG AGAATGGTTTGAGCAGCTGGTCAGCTTCCCAGGAGTTTCTGAACTGTTTGCAGGTTCAGTTACAAAATGACACAATACATATTGATTCACATAAGACCTGGGCCGAGCGTAAAGGGATGGAAGTTGCATATCAC GCATATGAAAGCAGGCTGAACACAGACTGGTGTGAATCCAGTCTAGCAAATTTAGAATCTCTCACCAAGCGTCAGATGTTCTTTGTAACCTACGCGCAG ATAATTTGTGAAACTTCAGGTAAAGCCTCAGCAGTCGAAGCTGAATTCAGAGTGAAAGGTTTGTAcaattcatttctgtttcaaagaGAGTTTGGCTGCTCAGCAAAGTCATCAAGGAACCCCTATGGAGAAATGCAACATCTGAACTCAACTATATCAGCAGAGTGCTTTCATTATTAA
- the kel gene encoding kell blood group glycoprotein homolog isoform X3 produces the protein MKIHSKSPNPGQQQIFEILRSSLENSSTNLSSAEEKAKKFYYVCSNLSQIIATGRLAFRETIKKIGLTNSTNINAVLQKIMKDYNTYPFFKLNLVFDPQNTSKYAIQIDRPEFHFEPDIKVYRKYLEYIQSIFQFLGVSEGETMKIAGPVLAITSVLRSMASKKETDNPFFQRITISELQRNAPGINWLECLQATFESISMKPSDHVYVHDLPYLTNMSKYISEYHKISVLNFYMIASFFQTVSPALDPRFTQAKRKITKTSDKSKEEPTPPWKKCVFDTHNAFGPVVEAMFIQDSISEKKQKMVTELVNEIRSALQTMIVNNQLTSEKTRKATLERLKSITVHLDQQTSAEELNVMDTLYSEFIVTDSYFESYLQYLKFAKKWKMERMKTTSWQNSSLGSPLSTVPYRSHEKKIIYFPAGMFQEPLFGEDYPRAVYYGGIGTVIAEELIIMLADFENGLSSWSASQEFLNCLQVQLQNDTIHIDSHKTWAERKGMEVAYHAYESRLNTDWCESSLANLESLTKRQMFFVTYAQIICETSGKASAVEAEFRVKGLYNSFLFQREFGCSAKSSRNPYGEMQHLNSTISAECFHY, from the exons ATGAAGATTCACAGTAAGAGCCCGAACCCTGGACAGCAACAAATCTTTGAAATACTTAGGTCAAGCTTGG AGAATTCCAGTACCAATTTGAGCTCTGCAGAGGAAAAAGCAAAGAAATTCTACTATGTTTGTTCCAACTTGTCCCAAATTATTGCTACTGGGCGTTTGGCATTCAGAGAAACTATTAAAAAG ATTGGTCTCACCAACAGTACAAATATTAATGCAGTGCTGCAAAAAATTATGAAAGATTACAACACCTACCCCTTTTTCAAACTCAACCTTGTTTTTGACCCCCAAAATACAAGCAAATATGCTATTCAG atTGATCGGCCAGAGTTTCATTTTGAACCAGATATAAAA GTATATAGGAAATATTTGGAATACATTCAATCTATATTTCAGTTTCTGGGAGTATCAGAGGGAGAAACAATGAAAATTGCTGGCCCTGTCTTGGCCATAACATCAGTTCTTAGATCAATGGCATCAAAGAAAGAAACAGATAACCCGTTCTTTCAAAGGATAACTATATCTGAATTACAG AGAAATGCTCCTGGTATCAACTGGCTGGAATGTTTACAAGCAACTTTTGAGTCTATCAGCATGAAGCCATCTGATCATGTTTATGTCCACGATCTTCCCTACTTAACTAATATGTCCAAATACATCAGTGAATATCATAAAATAAG TGTCTTGAATTTCTACATGATTGCATCCTTCTTTCAAACGGTCTCTCCTGCCCTGGATCCTCGTTTCACTCAGGCTAAGAGAAAAATAACCAAAACTTCAGACAAGAGCAAAGAG GAGCCCACCCCTCcatggaaaaaatgtgtctttgacaCTCATAATGCTTTCGGTCCAGTGGTAGAAGCAATGTTCATTCAAGACAGCATTTctgagaaaaagcaaaaaatg GTTACAGAACTGGTCAACGAGATTAGATCAGCACTTCAGACCATGATAGTAAATAATCAGTTGACAAGTGAGAAAACAAGAAAAGCTACACTAGAAAGG ctgAAATCGATAACAGTACATCTTGATCAACAGACTAGTGCTGAAGAATTAAATGTAATGGACACTCTATACTCAGAG TTTATTGTTACTGACAGCTATTTTGAGAGCTACTTACAGtacctgaagtttgccaaaaagtGGAAGATGGAAAGGATGAAGACAACATCATGGCAAAATAG TTCACTTGGAAGTCCTCTTTCAACAGTCCCGTATCGGTCacatgagaaaaaaatcatttatttcccAGCTGGAATGTTTCAGGAGCCACTCTTTGGTGAAGATTATCCAAG GGCAGTTTATTATGGAGGAATTGGCACTGTCATAGCTGAAGAGCTAATAATCATGCTAGCGGACTTTG AGAATGGTTTGAGCAGCTGGTCAGCTTCCCAGGAGTTTCTGAACTGTTTGCAGGTTCAGTTACAAAATGACACAATACATATTGATTCACATAAGACCTGGGCCGAGCGTAAAGGGATGGAAGTTGCATATCAC GCATATGAAAGCAGGCTGAACACAGACTGGTGTGAATCCAGTCTAGCAAATTTAGAATCTCTCACCAAGCGTCAGATGTTCTTTGTAACCTACGCGCAG ATAATTTGTGAAACTTCAGGTAAAGCCTCAGCAGTCGAAGCTGAATTCAGAGTGAAAGGTTTGTAcaattcatttctgtttcaaagaGAGTTTGGCTGCTCAGCAAAGTCATCAAGGAACCCCTATGGAGAAATGCAACATCTGAACTCAACTATATCAGCAGAGTGCTTTCATTATTAA